The nucleotide window TTTTGCTTTGCTGCCCGCAGGGATTGACCCGGCAGGGATATCACTATGAAAATGTCTATGACAACGGATATTTCCTGATCCAACAGGATCAGGCGAAGTCTTACCGCACGCTGGATTATGGATTTGACTTCTATGCCCCGCAAACCTTTGAAGACAGCCGGGGACGGAGGATTCTGATCGGCTGGATGGGACTGCCGGATACCGACTATACGATCCCAACAAAGACCTGGATGCATGCGCTGACCTTGCCGCGGCAGCTGCGTTATGAAGAAGGCCAGCTGAAACAGCGGGTGATCGACGAGCTGCAGCCTACCCATCGGCTGGCGGCAAAGACTACACAAGCACAGGCTCCGCAGGCCTGTGTGCTGAAAATGCAGCCGCAGAAGTCGCTGACCCTAACCATCGATACGCTGAAAATTCAGTATGCGGATGGATTGTTTACCCTGGATTGTTCAGCCTGCGGCGAAGGCCGCACCCAACGGCATGTCGAGCTGCCGAAACTGGATACTTTAGAGCTGTTTCTGGATGTTTCCAGTGTGGAGATTTTCTTAAACGACGGCCAGTTCAGTCTGACTTCACGCTGCTTCTTTGATACAGCCACCCGTACAATCGAGGCTGATTGTGAATTTGATCTGTATGATGCAGTGGCGATTGAAATAGAAAGCAGGGATATTCAGTGAAAAAATTAATTGCGATCGGGGAAGCCTTAATCGACTTCATTCCTTCCCAATCCGGCCGAATTCAGGATATTCCGGCTTTTGAACCGCATGTCGGCGGCGCTCCCTGCAATGTCTGCGGTGCGTTTGCCCGTTTAGGCGGAAGCAGCGCGATGATCACGCAGCTAGGCCAGGATCCCTTTGGCGATAAGATTGTCGATGAACTGCAGGCGGTCGGGGTGGATACGTCGCTGATTGCCCGAACGGCACAAGCCAACACCTCACTGGCCTTTGTCGCCCTGCAGCCGGACGGCAACCGTCAGTTCTGTTTTTTCCGCAATCCGGGCGCGGATATGCTGATGCAGCCGGAACAGCTTCAGTCCGACTGGTTTGAGGACTGCGGCTTCCTGCATTTCTGCAGCGTCAGCCTCGGCGATTTTCCCATGCGTCAAGCTCACCGTCAGGCGATTGCCCTGGCCCGCAGTCATGGGGCATTGATCAGCTTTGATCCGAATATCCGTCTGCCGCTGTGGTCCAATCCCCAAGCCTGCCAAGATGCCGTCCGGGACTTCCTGCCGTTAGCGGATATTGTAAAAATTTCGGATGAGGAACTGGAATTCATTACCGGAACATCAGATCTGCATCAGGCCAAAGACATCCTGTTCCGCAATCCGCAGACGCAGTTAGTGCTTTATACCTGCGGCAGCCAAGGAGCTTATGTTCTGACCCGGTACATCGAAATCTACGAACCTTCCTTCACCGTTGAAGCTCTCGATACCACCGGAGCCGGCGATGGCTTCATCGGCTCTTTCCTCTATCAATGTGCCCGTGATCAAGTAAAGGATTTCAGTGCCTGTTCCGCTGTTCAGCTGCGCCGCTATCTCAAAGCCAGCACGGCCTTCTGCGCCGCCAGCATCCAGCAAAAAGGCGCGATCTCTTCCTACCCTGATACACTGACCGAATAGCCTCTCACTTCTCCCTTAAACACTCCTTTTCAATGGGATTCTGAGGATCTGCTCAGAATCCTTTTTTCTTTCTTTTCAAAATCAGAATTGATTTTCAACTGAAAACGCTTTATCCTTTTAAGCTTTTAAACCAGAAATTTATGATTACATTTCAAAACGCTATGTTCATTCCCTAACAAGTTGTTTTTATTTTTCAAATATGATAAAAGTTAAACAAAGGGAGGAATTAAGAAATGAAAAAACTGCTCACCGTCCTGGCCGCTTGTGCCATGGCCATGGGTTTGACGGCCTGTTCTTCAACCCCAAAAGAAAACACGACTACGCCGACGCCGGAGGGATCTACCGCCCCTGTGGTTGAAAGCTTCGCAGCTGAATATGAAATGGTCGGTACGACCTCAGCAGGTCTGCCGAAAAATGATACTTTCGTTTTTGAAGGCGAAACAACCGACGGCATCATCACAAAATTGAATTTTGATATTATCCGCAACAAGGGTCTGGAAGGCGAATATTCCAAAAAGGATATCATGGGCTACCAGATGAATGTTTCTGATGCCGCCGTTACCAAAATCGGCGATGGCTTTGAACTGACCAATCTGGGCATCAATGGTTACGAAACCAAGTTCGGACAGTATATGATTACAGCTCAGTGCAAGGAATTAACGGATACCACGACATTTAAAGATCTGACGATTGTGAACTATACCGGCGAACAGCTGAATATGGAAGATTCGTTAATGATTTATCAGTATCTGGCCAATGAAGCCAAGATCCAGCTGACTGAAGAAACTCCGGTTAAAGATCTGCTTGCGATCTTTGATCTGTATAAAGACGGAGCTTTTGTTGAAGGCACAAAGCGTGTTTCCTTTGCCGGCTTCAACGGCGGACGCAGCTATGGCGAACAGATCGATGCCATTGCGGATTACATTCTGGCCAATAACATGACGCTGGAACAGGTTTATGAAATGTTCAAGACCGTAAACCAGCAGAGCGAACCAATTGAAGACCGCGATACGGTTACCGGTGCGACAATCGCCTTTGTCGGTGACTTCCAGCGGATGGTCTATGTTGCGATTCATGGTGAATTGTTCGAAGGTGTAACGACGCACAGCACGGCTGAGGGCGTAACCAAAGTGGAAGTCGTAACTCAGGGCTATGCCGGAGAAATCGAAACGCATGTCAGCTTTGATGACAGCACGAAGAAAATCACGGCGATCTCGGTTCGTGACGATCAGGAAACGGATACCGTCGGCGGCCTGCTGACAGCGGAA belongs to Holdemania massiliensis and includes:
- a CDS encoding glycoside hydrolase family 32 protein, with amino-acid sequence MNDYRLTSHLAPKRGWLNDPNGLCVHQGITHIFYQADPDSLTGKRKAWGHFTTTDFVHYTDCGLAIEPTEAFEQHGAYSGSAISVGDQLHLFYTGNVKEPGDHDFIRSGRQHNTIHALSDGKTVEHKRVVLSNADYPDFCSCHVRDPKVNKIAAGYEMVLGARTLDDEGCVLRYTSMDLEHWQLNAVLRSQTKMGYMWECPDLLHFDDGDVLLCCPQGLTRQGYHYENVYDNGYFLIQQDQAKSYRTLDYGFDFYAPQTFEDSRGRRILIGWMGLPDTDYTIPTKTWMHALTLPRQLRYEEGQLKQRVIDELQPTHRLAAKTTQAQAPQACVLKMQPQKSLTLTIDTLKIQYADGLFTLDCSACGEGRTQRHVELPKLDTLELFLDVSSVEIFLNDGQFSLTSRCFFDTATRTIEADCEFDLYDAVAIEIESRDIQ
- a CDS encoding carbohydrate kinase family protein; the encoded protein is MKKLIAIGEALIDFIPSQSGRIQDIPAFEPHVGGAPCNVCGAFARLGGSSAMITQLGQDPFGDKIVDELQAVGVDTSLIARTAQANTSLAFVALQPDGNRQFCFFRNPGADMLMQPEQLQSDWFEDCGFLHFCSVSLGDFPMRQAHRQAIALARSHGALISFDPNIRLPLWSNPQACQDAVRDFLPLADIVKISDEELEFITGTSDLHQAKDILFRNPQTQLVLYTCGSQGAYVLTRYIEIYEPSFTVEALDTTGAGDGFIGSFLYQCARDQVKDFSACSAVQLRRYLKASTAFCAASIQQKGAISSYPDTLTE
- a CDS encoding FMN-binding protein; this encodes MKKLLTVLAACAMAMGLTACSSTPKENTTTPTPEGSTAPVVESFAAEYEMVGTTSAGLPKNDTFVFEGETTDGIITKLNFDIIRNKGLEGEYSKKDIMGYQMNVSDAAVTKIGDGFELTNLGINGYETKFGQYMITAQCKELTDTTTFKDLTIVNYTGEQLNMEDSLMIYQYLANEAKIQLTEETPVKDLLAIFDLYKDGAFVEGTKRVSFAGFNGGRSYGEQIDAIADYILANNMTLEQVYEMFKTVNQQSEPIEDRDTVTGATIAFVGDFQRMVYVAIHGELFEGVTTHSTAEGVTKVEVVTQGYAGEIETHVSFDDSTKKITAISVRDDQETDTVGGLLTAEGSEFIQKLIDNQDALDSVDVVAGATKTSNGMIKAVQFAVEYYNGL